One segment of Fibrobacter sp. UWB10 DNA contains the following:
- the pheS gene encoding phenylalanine--tRNA ligase subunit alpha produces the protein MSEAINNVKQAFDAELAQTDLTNQEAVNNLRVKYLGKKGAVTDLMKQMGTLSAEERPAYGKLVNELKVAVSEAIDKAIETANQAALQKKLESGFVDTTLPGAGIPAGSTHPLYDVREEIIDFFSQMGFEVDFGRDIETDWYNFEALNTPPDHPSRDMQDTFYVDDKVMLRTHTSGTQIHYMETHKPPFRMIAPGHVFRVDNDATHAPMFQQCEGLVVDENISFADLKGVLQVFMNKLFGEGVKTRFRPSFFPFTEPSAEMDVSCVFCGGKGCRRCKGTGWMEIGGCGSVDPNVFKNCGIDSEKYTGFAFGFGLDRIAMLRHAIPEIGLLTSNDQRFLSQF, from the coding sequence ATGAGTGAAGCTATTAACAATGTGAAGCAGGCGTTTGACGCAGAACTTGCGCAAACCGACCTTACGAACCAAGAAGCCGTCAACAACCTCCGCGTGAAGTACCTGGGCAAGAAGGGGGCCGTCACCGACCTCATGAAGCAGATGGGCACGCTCAGCGCCGAGGAACGTCCGGCTTACGGCAAGCTCGTGAACGAACTTAAGGTCGCCGTCTCCGAGGCTATCGACAAGGCTATCGAGACCGCGAACCAGGCTGCCCTCCAGAAGAAGCTGGAAAGCGGCTTTGTAGATACCACGCTCCCGGGTGCAGGCATCCCGGCGGGCAGCACGCATCCGCTTTACGACGTGCGCGAAGAAATTATCGACTTCTTCAGCCAGATGGGTTTCGAAGTGGACTTCGGTCGCGACATCGAAACGGACTGGTACAACTTCGAAGCCTTGAATACGCCGCCCGACCACCCAAGCCGCGACATGCAGGACACGTTCTACGTGGACGACAAGGTGATGCTGCGTACGCACACCTCCGGCACGCAGATCCACTACATGGAGACGCACAAGCCGCCGTTCCGCATGATTGCTCCGGGCCACGTGTTCCGCGTCGATAACGATGCGACCCACGCCCCGATGTTCCAGCAGTGCGAAGGCCTCGTGGTGGACGAAAACATCAGCTTTGCAGACCTCAAGGGCGTACTCCAGGTGTTCATGAACAAGCTGTTCGGCGAAGGCGTCAAGACGCGTTTCCGCCCGAGCTTCTTCCCCTTCACGGAGCCCAGCGCCGAAATGGACGTGAGCTGCGTGTTCTGCGGTGGCAAGGGATGCCGTCGCTGCAAGGGAACCGGCTGGATGGAAATCGGCGGTTGCGGTTCTGTGGACCCGAACGTGTTCAAGAACTGCGGCATCGATTCCGAGAAGTACACGGGCTTTGCATTCGGCTTCGGTCTCGACCGTATCGCCATGCTCCGCCACGCGATTCCGGAAATCGGCTTGCTGACGAGCAACGACCAGAGATTCCTGAGCCAGTTCTAG
- a CDS encoding FISUMP domain-containing protein, with protein MSFAKSYKFTMIALALCAVGFIACSDSDSSSDANGEDNVLSIKLGETPVNGGVLLLGKGESFYELNLESNGEWRIENNSTFIDSVLPESGLGNADVKIHVKKNDSEGQRKGELRVVFPKDTSLNTVIDLRQMYSGDYEDNDASFDSLEMGAIFACSFMGLFSKEAALQCLTDAFEKSENYRVDPRDGKMYKLEKIGSQLWMAENLLYETPNSYCYDDNADNCKKYGRLYEWDAAMEACPKGWHLPSKYEWNELFYGIVNNKGKALKSTSDWLRDGNGSDDYGLNVLPAGYKDSEYRSLGDIARFWTSTDDHGYTAFLVRIEALKDDAYLNEEVKYNANSVRCLKD; from the coding sequence ATGAGCTTTGCAAAAAGTTATAAATTCACGATGATCGCACTTGCTTTGTGTGCGGTCGGTTTCATCGCCTGTTCGGATTCGGACAGTTCTAGTGACGCAAACGGTGAAGACAACGTGCTCTCTATCAAATTGGGTGAGACGCCTGTCAACGGTGGCGTGCTGTTGCTTGGCAAGGGGGAGAGCTTCTATGAACTAAATCTGGAATCCAACGGTGAGTGGCGTATCGAAAATAATTCCACTTTTATCGATTCGGTCTTGCCGGAATCGGGTTTGGGTAATGCGGATGTGAAAATCCATGTGAAAAAGAATGATTCAGAGGGGCAGCGTAAGGGGGAATTACGTGTCGTTTTTCCCAAGGACACTAGTCTGAATACAGTCATTGATTTGAGACAGATGTATAGCGGAGATTATGAAGATAATGACGCTTCTTTTGATTCTCTTGAAATGGGTGCGATTTTCGCTTGTAGTTTTATGGGACTGTTTAGCAAGGAGGCTGCGTTACAGTGCCTGACGGATGCGTTTGAGAAGAGTGAAAATTATAGGGTTGATCCCCGTGATGGTAAAATGTATAAATTGGAAAAAATCGGCTCGCAACTTTGGATGGCAGAGAATCTTCTGTATGAAACACCGAATAGCTATTGCTATGACGACAATGCGGATAATTGTAAAAAATATGGTCGACTTTACGAATGGGATGCGGCTATGGAGGCGTGCCCCAAAGGGTGGCACTTGCCGAGTAAGTACGAATGGAATGAATTATTTTATGGAATTGTAAACAATAAGGGCAAGGCTCTCAAATCTACTTCAGACTGGCTGCGCGATGGAAACGGAAGTGATGACTACGGCCTTAACGTTTTGCCTGCAGGTTACAAGGATAGCGAGTATCGTTCCTTAGGTGATATAGCACGGTTCTGGACTTCGACAGATGATCACGGCTATACTGCGTTCTTGGTACGTATAGAAGCGCTTAAAGACGATGCCTATCTGAACGAAGAGGTAAAGTACAACGCAAACAGTGTTCGTTGTCTAAAGGATTAG